One genomic segment of Trichococcus shcherbakoviae includes these proteins:
- the selD gene encoding selenide, water dikinase SelD has protein sequence MEQELSNELFICGGCNAKIGPGVLGDLLSQFPKQENPNFLVGFDSSDDAAVFRIDAETAMIQTLDFFPAMVADASLFGEIAAANALSDVFAMGGEVLTAMNIVCWPETKSTDTLGKILAGGFKKVQEAGGVLVGGHSIHDPQPKYGLSVLGRVHPDRIYRNDTCIPGDVLLLTKPLGTGIITTAYSAGEMAQQAFDQAIVSMTTLNRYAAEVLKKYTVHSCTDITGFGLLGHLSEMVSDRCSATVYADSVPCLSGAYQGAQEFLITAGGQRNRNHLEADVDFQIDDYALEEILFDPQTSGGLLVSVPVEEAAALLAEIEALGLSCGIIGEVTEKDTKKITIVH, from the coding sequence ATGGAACAGGAATTATCAAACGAACTATTTATCTGCGGGGGGTGCAATGCGAAAATCGGCCCCGGCGTTCTGGGCGATCTGCTCAGCCAGTTTCCGAAACAGGAGAACCCGAATTTTTTGGTCGGTTTCGACTCGTCCGATGATGCAGCTGTGTTCCGGATAGACGCCGAGACGGCCATGATCCAGACGTTGGACTTCTTTCCCGCAATGGTCGCGGATGCCTCGCTCTTCGGGGAAATCGCCGCAGCCAACGCCTTGAGCGATGTATTTGCGATGGGCGGCGAAGTGCTGACGGCCATGAATATCGTCTGCTGGCCCGAAACAAAAAGCACCGATACACTCGGGAAAATTTTGGCTGGCGGCTTCAAGAAAGTCCAGGAGGCAGGTGGTGTGCTGGTCGGTGGACATTCGATCCACGACCCCCAGCCCAAATACGGTCTCTCGGTATTGGGAAGAGTCCATCCCGATCGGATCTACCGGAATGACACTTGCATCCCAGGCGATGTCCTGCTGCTGACGAAACCATTGGGAACCGGCATCATCACAACGGCCTACAGCGCCGGGGAAATGGCGCAGCAAGCCTTCGACCAGGCAATCGTCTCGATGACAACGTTGAACCGTTATGCGGCGGAAGTCCTGAAAAAGTATACCGTCCACAGCTGCACCGATATCACCGGCTTCGGCCTGTTGGGGCACCTGTCGGAAATGGTCAGCGACCGCTGTTCCGCAACAGTCTACGCCGACAGTGTGCCTTGCCTGAGCGGAGCCTATCAGGGAGCCCAGGAATTCCTGATCACAGCCGGCGGACAGCGCAACCGTAATCACTTGGAAGCCGATGTGGACTTCCAGATCGATGACTATGCCTTGGAGGAAATCCTTTTCGATCCGCAGACATCCGGCGGCCTGCTGGTGAGCGTCCCTGTCGAA